One stretch of Methyloversatilis sp. RAC08 DNA includes these proteins:
- the tgt gene encoding tRNA guanosine(34) transglycosylase Tgt — protein MKFDLLARDGLARRGRLTLAHGTVDTPVFMPVGTYGTVKGMDPAELKDMGAKIVLGNTFHLWLRPGTEVIRKHGGLHRFMGWDRPILTDSGGFQVFSLDALRKISEDGVRFSSPINGDKLLLTPEESMRIQHDLNSDVVMIFDECTPYPADLEQAATSMRLSLRWAQRSRDAHDALGNANALFGIVQGGMHESLRDESLAALTGIGFDGYAIGGLSVGEPKDDMQRILAHTAPRLPENAPHYLMGVGTPEDLINAIAHGIDMFDCVMPTRNARNGWLFTRYGDIKLKNARYKDDTGPVDPSCECHTCAHYTRAYLHHLHRCNEMLGARLNTLHNLHFYQQFTREAREAIETGRYAPWSAAFLADRQRGV, from the coding sequence ATGAAGTTTGATCTGCTCGCGCGCGACGGCCTTGCCCGACGCGGCCGCCTGACCCTCGCCCACGGCACGGTCGACACACCCGTGTTCATGCCGGTCGGCACCTACGGCACGGTCAAGGGCATGGACCCGGCGGAACTGAAGGACATGGGCGCGAAAATCGTGCTCGGCAACACCTTTCACCTGTGGCTGCGACCCGGTACCGAGGTGATCCGCAAGCATGGCGGGCTGCACCGCTTCATGGGCTGGGACCGACCGATACTGACCGATTCGGGTGGCTTCCAGGTGTTTTCGCTCGACGCACTGCGCAAGATCAGTGAAGACGGCGTGCGCTTCTCCAGTCCGATCAACGGCGACAAGCTGCTGCTGACGCCGGAAGAGTCGATGCGCATCCAGCACGACCTGAATTCCGACGTGGTGATGATTTTCGACGAATGCACGCCCTACCCGGCCGATCTGGAGCAGGCGGCGACGTCGATGCGGCTCAGCCTGCGCTGGGCGCAGCGATCGCGCGACGCGCACGACGCGCTGGGCAACGCGAATGCGCTGTTCGGCATCGTCCAGGGCGGCATGCACGAATCACTGCGCGACGAGTCGCTGGCCGCGCTGACCGGCATCGGCTTCGACGGCTACGCCATCGGCGGCCTGTCGGTCGGCGAGCCCAAGGACGACATGCAGCGCATCCTCGCGCACACGGCGCCGAGACTGCCCGAGAATGCACCACACTACCTGATGGGCGTGGGCACGCCGGAAGACCTGATCAATGCGATCGCGCACGGCATCGACATGTTCGACTGCGTCATGCCCACGCGCAATGCGCGCAACGGCTGGCTGTTTACCCGCTACGGCGACATCAAGCTGAAGAACGCGCGCTACAAGGACGACACCGGCCCGGTCGATCCCTCCTGCGAGTGCCACACATGCGCCCACTACACACGCGCCTACCTGCACCATCTGCACCGCTGCAACGAAATGCTGGGCGCACGGCTGAATACGCTGCACAACCTGCACTTCTACCAGCAGTTCACACGCGAGGCGCGCGAAGCGATCGAAACCGGCCGATACGCGCCCTGGTCGGCCGCCTTCCTCGCCGACCGGCAGCGCGGAGTGTGA
- the secD gene encoding protein translocase subunit SecD, which translates to MNRYPIWKNALVIVALILGLIYTLPNFFGEAPAVQVSTARTGVQIDAALMTQVESTLKDAAIAHTGLTLDTTGVRVRLADTDTQLKTRDVLEKALNPDPLDGKYVVALNLLSKSPDWLRSFGALPMYLGLDLRGGVHFLLQVDMQGATIKRLDSMSSDLRTQLREKNIRHGGISREGSTIVLRFRDAAGRDAARSAAEKALPEMVWTQGQSGADYLYTGRMSELAETDLRESAIKQNILTLQKRVNELGVAEPIIQQQGADRIVVQLPGVQDVAKAKDLIGRTATLEVRLVDQEAMTSGNMEGLEVYPENSRSGGVSNVPVKKQVILTGERFETAQASFDDSNRPAVAVKLDATGGRIMRTVTRENLKKLMVILLFEKGRGEAISVATIQGEFGDRFQITGQFSPQETNTLAILIRSGALAAPMEIIEERVIGPSLGAENIEKGFDSTLWGFVAIAVFMIFYYAVFGFISTTALAANLLFLIALLSLLQATLTLPGIAAIALTLGMAIDANVLINERIREELRNGVTPQAAIAAGYERAWATILDSNITTLIAGIALLVFGSGPVRGFAVVHCLGILTSMFSAVVVSRAIVNMVYGRARKLEKVSIGTVWKPGANL; encoded by the coding sequence ATGAACCGTTATCCGATCTGGAAAAACGCGCTGGTGATCGTGGCGCTGATACTTGGCCTGATCTACACCCTGCCGAACTTCTTTGGCGAGGCGCCGGCCGTGCAGGTATCGACCGCGCGCACCGGTGTGCAGATCGACGCTGCCCTGATGACTCAGGTCGAATCGACGCTGAAGGACGCCGCCATCGCTCACACAGGCCTGACGCTCGACACCACCGGTGTGCGCGTGCGTCTGGCCGATACCGACACACAGCTCAAGACGCGCGACGTGCTCGAAAAGGCACTCAACCCGGATCCGCTTGACGGCAAGTACGTGGTGGCGCTGAACCTGCTGTCGAAGTCACCAGACTGGTTGCGTTCCTTCGGCGCACTGCCGATGTATCTCGGCCTCGACCTGCGCGGTGGCGTGCACTTCCTGCTGCAGGTCGACATGCAGGGCGCAACCATCAAGCGGCTCGACTCGATGTCATCCGACCTGCGCACCCAGCTGCGCGAAAAGAACATCCGCCACGGTGGCATTTCGCGCGAAGGCAGCACCATCGTTCTGCGCTTCCGCGACGCCGCCGGTCGCGATGCCGCGCGCAGCGCAGCCGAGAAGGCGCTGCCCGAAATGGTGTGGACTCAGGGGCAATCCGGTGCCGACTACCTGTACACGGGTCGCATGAGCGAACTGGCCGAGACAGACCTGCGCGAATCGGCCATCAAGCAGAACATCCTGACGCTGCAGAAGCGCGTGAACGAACTGGGCGTGGCCGAACCCATCATCCAGCAGCAGGGTGCCGACCGCATCGTCGTGCAGTTGCCCGGCGTGCAGGACGTGGCCAAGGCGAAGGACCTGATCGGCCGCACCGCCACGCTGGAGGTTCGTCTGGTCGATCAGGAAGCGATGACCAGCGGCAACATGGAAGGCCTCGAGGTCTATCCGGAGAACTCGCGCAGCGGCGGTGTTTCGAATGTGCCGGTGAAGAAGCAGGTCATCCTGACCGGCGAGCGCTTCGAAACCGCCCAGGCCTCGTTCGACGATTCGAACCGCCCGGCCGTGGCGGTGAAGCTCGACGCAACCGGCGGCCGCATCATGCGCACGGTCACGCGTGAAAACCTGAAGAAGCTGATGGTCATCCTGTTGTTCGAAAAGGGCCGCGGCGAGGCGATTTCGGTTGCCACCATCCAGGGCGAATTCGGCGACCGCTTCCAGATCACCGGCCAGTTTTCGCCACAGGAAACCAACACGCTGGCCATCCTGATCCGCTCGGGCGCGCTGGCGGCACCGATGGAAATCATCGAGGAACGGGTCATCGGCCCTTCGCTCGGCGCCGAGAACATCGAAAAGGGTTTCGATTCGACGCTGTGGGGCTTCGTGGCGATCGCCGTGTTCATGATCTTCTATTACGCGGTATTCGGCTTCATTTCGACCACTGCGCTGGCGGCCAACCTGCTGTTCCTGATTGCGCTGCTGTCGCTGCTGCAGGCCACGCTGACGCTGCCGGGCATCGCCGCCATCGCGCTGACGCTGGGCATGGCGATCGACGCCAACGTGCTGATCAACGAGCGCATCCGCGAAGAGCTGCGCAACGGTGTCACGCCGCAGGCGGCGATCGCTGCCGGCTACGAACGTGCCTGGGCAACCATTCTCGATTCGAACATCACGACGCTGATCGCCGGCATCGCGCTGCTCGTGTTCGGGTCAGGTCCGGTGCGCGGCTTTGCCGTCGTGCACTGTCTGGGCATCCTGACTTCGATGTTCAGCGCCGTGGTCGTGTCGCGCGCCATCGTCAACATGGTGTACGGACGCGCCCGCAAGCTCGAAAAAGTGTCGATCGGCACTGTCTGGAAACCAGGCGCCAACCTCTGA
- a CDS encoding DUF2322 family protein: MSFAETLKTLPGVSHLAALQLIDAAGEVIATIENKPGQAGSLAVYNHLAQLHGAITPDASKQGLDLYGEHTLDARANPGKHPNIDRLIALVENGQTLRVKQVFAQP, from the coding sequence ATGAGTTTTGCCGAAACCCTCAAAACCCTGCCCGGCGTGTCGCATCTGGCGGCACTGCAATTGATCGATGCTGCCGGGGAAGTGATCGCGACAATCGAGAACAAGCCCGGCCAGGCCGGGTCGCTGGCGGTGTACAACCACCTCGCCCAGTTGCATGGTGCCATCACGCCGGATGCATCGAAGCAGGGTCTGGATCTGTATGGCGAGCACACGCTCGACGCGCGCGCCAATCCGGGCAAGCACCCGAACATCGACCGGTTGATCGCGCTGGTCGAGAATGGTCAGACCTTGCGCGTCAAGCAGGTGTTCGCACAGCCCTGA
- the secF gene encoding protein translocase subunit SecF, whose translation MEFFRIRRDIPFMRKALVFNVISFVTFLLAVFFLTTRGLHLSVEFTGGTLMEISYSEAADLQGVRKALTDSGFSEPQVQNFGTARDVLIRLPLVKDVDSAKVSQQVIATLSAGDGPKPELRRVEYVGPQIGKELAEDGALALMFVICGIMAYLAMRFEWRYAVSAIIANLHDVVIILGFFAAFQWEFSLPVLAAVLAVLGYSVNESVVVFDRVREVFRNARKRTLTVAEVMDNAITSTISRTIITHGSTQMMVLSMLLFGGEALHYFAVALTIGICFGIYSSVLVACPLAMWLGVKREQLIKPPKRKDEAVV comes from the coding sequence ATGGAATTCTTCCGCATCCGGCGCGACATCCCCTTCATGCGCAAGGCGCTGGTGTTCAACGTCATTTCGTTCGTCACCTTCCTGCTCGCCGTGTTCTTCCTGACCACGCGCGGTCTGCATCTGTCGGTGGAATTCACCGGCGGCACCCTGATGGAAATTTCCTACAGCGAAGCGGCCGACCTGCAGGGCGTGCGCAAGGCACTGACCGACAGCGGTTTCAGCGAACCGCAGGTACAGAACTTCGGCACTGCACGTGACGTGCTGATACGGCTGCCGCTGGTCAAGGACGTCGATTCCGCCAAGGTCAGCCAGCAGGTGATCGCCACGCTCAGCGCAGGCGACGGTCCGAAGCCCGAACTGCGGCGTGTCGAATACGTCGGCCCGCAGATCGGCAAGGAACTGGCCGAAGACGGCGCGCTGGCGCTGATGTTCGTCATCTGCGGCATCATGGCCTACTTGGCGATGCGCTTCGAATGGCGCTATGCCGTATCGGCCATCATCGCCAACCTGCACGACGTGGTGATCATCCTCGGCTTCTTCGCTGCCTTCCAGTGGGAATTCTCGCTGCCGGTGCTGGCCGCCGTGCTGGCGGTGCTCGGCTACTCGGTGAACGAATCGGTGGTGGTGTTCGACCGCGTACGCGAAGTGTTCCGCAATGCGCGCAAGCGTACGCTGACGGTTGCCGAAGTCATGGACAACGCCATCACGAGCACGATCTCGCGCACCATCATCACGCACGGTTCAACCCAGATGATGGTGCTGTCGATGCTGCTGTTCGGGGGTGAGGCGCTGCACTACTTCGCGGTCGCGCTGACCATCGGCATCTGTTTCGGCATCTATTCGTCGGTGCTGGTCGCCTGCCCGCTGGCGATGTGGCTGGGCGTCAAGCGCGAACAGCTGATCAAGCCGCCGAAGCGCAAGGACGAAGCGGTCGTCTGA
- the lspA gene encoding signal peptidase II, protein MTVRFAGWLAVALVVVGADQLTKYLITGWLSYGQSWSVTSYFDLVLVYNPGAAFSFLADHSGWQRWFFIVLTSAVSTWLIVLMRRHVTQTVLPLGLALILGGAIGNLIDRVVLGAVVDFLYFHAGSHGFPAFNVADSAITAGVVLMLIDQFWLVSRAARAEKQA, encoded by the coding sequence ATGACTGTGCGCTTCGCCGGCTGGCTGGCCGTCGCCCTGGTGGTCGTGGGTGCGGACCAGCTGACCAAATACCTGATCACCGGATGGTTGTCCTACGGCCAGAGCTGGTCCGTGACGTCCTACTTCGATCTGGTGCTGGTGTACAACCCGGGCGCCGCATTCAGTTTTCTGGCAGACCATTCGGGCTGGCAGCGCTGGTTCTTCATCGTGCTGACGTCGGCCGTGTCCACCTGGCTCATCGTGCTGATGCGCCGCCATGTCACTCAAACCGTTCTGCCGCTGGGGCTTGCGTTGATCCTCGGGGGCGCCATCGGCAACCTGATCGACCGCGTGGTGCTGGGAGCGGTCGTCGATTTTCTGTATTTTCATGCCGGGAGCCACGGCTTTCCGGCGTTCAACGTGGCCGATTCGGCCATTACTGCGGGTGTCGTGCTGATGCTGATCGATCAGTTCTGGCTGGTGTCGCGCGCCGCCCGTGCGGAGAAGCAAGCATGA
- the yajC gene encoding preprotein translocase subunit YajC, which translates to MFISPAYAQAAGAADPTGGLMGLLPILLMFVVLWFLMIRPQMKRAKEHKALIEALTKGDEVVTQGGMAGRITKVGDSFISVELAPNVEVAVQRQAIATVLPKGTLKAL; encoded by the coding sequence GTGTTCATTTCCCCCGCTTACGCTCAGGCCGCAGGCGCCGCCGACCCCACCGGTGGCCTGATGGGACTGCTGCCCATCCTGCTGATGTTCGTCGTCCTGTGGTTCCTGATGATCCGCCCGCAGATGAAGCGCGCGAAGGAACACAAGGCGCTGATCGAAGCGCTGACCAAGGGCGACGAAGTCGTGACCCAGGGCGGCATGGCCGGCCGCATCACCAAGGTCGGTGACAGCTTCATCAGCGTCGAGCTGGCACCGAACGTCGAAGTCGCCGTGCAGCGGCAGGCGATCGCCACGGTGCTGCCCAAGGGCACGCTGAAGGCACTCTGA
- the ileS gene encoding isoleucine--tRNA ligase, whose product MADYRSTLNLPDTPFPMRGDLPKREPGWVKQWQDSKLYQRIRKQSAGRPQFVLHDGPPYANGDIHLGHAVNKILKDIIVRSMTLHGFDASYIPGWDCHGLPIEHQIEKAHGKSLPPAEVRKLARAYAAEQVELQKKGFVRLGVLADWDRPYRTMDFHNEAGEIRALKEMVKKGWVYRGLKPVNWCFDCGSALAEAEVEYQDKGSPAVDVGFQIADACRQMLADAFGLDALPAGTVQAVIWTTTPWTIPANQALNVNGEHTYALVRTANGHVIVARDLVDSCLARFKLEGEVVATAPGTALADLLFQHPFYVRDVPVLTASYVGLDAGTGIVHCAPAYGVEDFQTWTAHGLATTEVFGPVQANGVYIDALPLFGGMHIWKANPVIVDTIAKAGALLSHEQITHSYMHCWRHKTPVIYRATAQFFVGMDIRQPESYTLRECAAAAVEATAFYPEWGKERLAAMIAKRPDWCISRQRNWGVPIPFFLHKETGQLHPDTPDLMEQVALRVERDGLDAWFNLDPAELLGDDAAQYDKLTDTLDVWFDSGTTHWHVLRGSHQDGRRGDGGPVADLYLEGSDQHRGWFQSSLLTGCALDGHAPYRALLTHGFTVDASGHKMSKSAGNGIEPQEVGDKLGVEILRLWLASADYSGELSISKEILDRVVETYRRLRNTVRFLLANIADYDPVAHKLPVAKWLTIDRYALALTRDLQERVGNDYLAFEFHKIVQALQHFASEDLGGFYLDILKDRLYTTAPGSLARRSAQGALWHITQTLVRLMAPIMPFTAEEIWTVLAEAGKNGPYAANLDSVMLTTWNALPMQADEAALLESWGRIRTLRAESARVLETLRAEGAIGSSLQAEVEVRAAGTTYDDLAALGDDLRFVLITSGATLVKVDSDAEQGVSAVASAQVKCARCWHYRADVGSNPEHPELCGRCDSNLHGEGETRSHA is encoded by the coding sequence ATGGCTGACTATCGCTCGACGCTGAACCTCCCCGACACGCCGTTTCCGATGCGCGGCGACCTGCCGAAACGCGAGCCTGGCTGGGTGAAGCAGTGGCAGGACAGCAAGCTGTATCAGCGCATCCGCAAGCAGTCGGCCGGCCGGCCGCAGTTCGTGCTGCACGACGGCCCGCCGTACGCCAATGGCGACATCCACCTCGGCCATGCGGTCAACAAGATACTGAAGGACATCATCGTCCGCTCGATGACGCTGCACGGCTTCGACGCGTCCTACATACCGGGCTGGGACTGCCATGGTCTGCCGATCGAACACCAGATCGAGAAGGCGCACGGCAAGTCGTTGCCGCCGGCCGAGGTGCGCAAGCTGGCGCGCGCATACGCCGCCGAGCAGGTCGAACTGCAGAAGAAGGGCTTCGTGCGTCTCGGCGTACTGGCCGACTGGGATCGCCCCTACCGCACGATGGATTTCCATAACGAGGCGGGCGAAATCCGCGCGCTGAAGGAAATGGTCAAGAAGGGCTGGGTGTACCGTGGCCTGAAGCCGGTGAACTGGTGTTTCGACTGCGGCTCGGCGCTGGCTGAAGCCGAAGTCGAATACCAGGACAAGGGCAGCCCGGCGGTCGATGTGGGGTTCCAGATCGCCGACGCCTGCCGTCAGATGCTGGCGGATGCGTTCGGACTCGACGCGCTGCCGGCCGGCACGGTGCAGGCCGTGATCTGGACCACCACGCCGTGGACGATTCCGGCCAATCAGGCGCTGAATGTGAATGGCGAGCACACCTATGCACTGGTGCGCACCGCGAACGGTCACGTGATCGTCGCGCGCGATCTGGTCGACAGCTGTCTGGCGCGCTTCAAGCTTGAAGGCGAGGTGGTCGCCACCGCGCCGGGTACGGCACTGGCGGATCTGCTGTTCCAGCATCCGTTCTACGTGCGCGACGTGCCGGTGCTGACTGCCAGCTATGTCGGGCTCGATGCGGGTACCGGCATCGTGCACTGCGCGCCGGCCTACGGTGTCGAAGACTTCCAGACCTGGACGGCACATGGTCTGGCGACCACCGAGGTGTTCGGCCCGGTGCAGGCCAACGGCGTCTATATCGATGCCTTGCCGCTGTTCGGCGGCATGCACATCTGGAAAGCCAATCCGGTCATCGTCGACACGATCGCCAAGGCGGGTGCGCTGCTGTCGCACGAGCAGATCACGCACAGCTACATGCACTGTTGGCGCCACAAGACGCCGGTCATCTACCGCGCGACGGCGCAGTTCTTCGTCGGCATGGACATCCGTCAGCCGGAGTCGTACACGCTGCGTGAATGCGCCGCGGCGGCGGTTGAAGCGACGGCTTTCTATCCGGAGTGGGGCAAGGAACGTCTGGCGGCGATGATCGCCAAGCGCCCGGACTGGTGCATTTCGCGCCAGCGCAACTGGGGGGTGCCGATTCCGTTCTTCCTGCACAAGGAAACCGGCCAGTTGCACCCGGATACGCCCGACCTGATGGAACAGGTGGCGCTGCGCGTCGAGCGCGATGGCCTCGACGCCTGGTTCAATCTCGATCCGGCCGAACTGCTGGGCGACGACGCGGCGCAGTACGACAAGCTGACTGACACGCTCGACGTGTGGTTCGATTCCGGCACCACGCACTGGCACGTGCTCCGAGGCTCGCACCAGGACGGCCGGCGCGGCGATGGCGGCCCGGTTGCCGACCTGTATCTCGAAGGCTCCGACCAGCACCGCGGCTGGTTCCAGTCGTCGCTGCTCACCGGATGTGCGCTGGATGGTCACGCGCCGTATCGTGCGCTGCTGACGCACGGCTTCACGGTCGATGCCAGCGGCCACAAGATGAGCAAGTCGGCCGGCAACGGCATCGAGCCGCAGGAAGTCGGCGACAAGCTGGGCGTGGAAATTCTGCGGCTTTGGCTCGCATCCGCCGATTACTCGGGCGAATTGTCGATCTCGAAGGAAATCCTCGACCGCGTGGTGGAAACCTATCGCCGGCTGCGCAATACCGTGCGCTTCCTGCTGGCCAACATCGCCGACTACGATCCGGTTGCGCACAAGCTGCCGGTGGCGAAGTGGCTGACCATCGACCGCTACGCACTGGCGCTGACGCGCGACCTGCAGGAACGCGTCGGCAACGATTACCTCGCCTTCGAATTCCACAAGATCGTGCAGGCGCTGCAGCACTTCGCGTCGGAAGATCTCGGCGGCTTCTACCTCGACATCCTGAAGGACCGGCTTTATACGACAGCACCCGGCTCGCTCGCCCGCCGCTCGGCCCAGGGCGCGCTGTGGCACATCACGCAGACGCTGGTGCGCCTGATGGCGCCGATCATGCCTTTCACGGCGGAGGAAATCTGGACCGTGCTGGCCGAAGCGGGCAAGAACGGCCCGTATGCGGCCAACCTCGACAGCGTCATGCTGACCACCTGGAATGCGCTGCCGATGCAGGCCGACGAAGCTGCTCTGCTGGAAAGCTGGGGGCGCATCCGCACGTTGCGGGCCGAATCGGCGCGAGTACTCGAAACGCTGCGTGCCGAAGGCGCCATCGGTTCGTCGCTGCAGGCCGAAGTCGAAGTGCGCGCAGCCGGTACGACTTACGACGATCTTGCGGCACTGGGCGACGATCTGCGCTTCGTGCTCATCACCTCCGGGGCGACGCTGGTCAAGGTCGATTCGGACGCGGAGCAGGGCGTCAGTGCGGTGGCAAGCGCGCAGGTCAAGTGCGCGCGCTGCTGGCATTATCGCGCCGATGTCGGCAGCAACCCCGAGCACCCCGAACTGTGCGGCCGTTGCGACAGCAATCTGCATGGCGAGGGTGAAACGCGCAGCCACGCCTGA
- the queA gene encoding tRNA preQ1(34) S-adenosylmethionine ribosyltransferase-isomerase QueA, whose translation MLTLSDFDYDLPDDLIAQAPLPERSASRLLVVGTTSLTDSSIRALPQWLEPDDLLVFNDTRVMHARLYGTKSSGGRIEVLIERLTGEHEALAQVRASKTPRAGSRLRMEDAFDFEVLGRDGEFFRLRSTDAAPLAALLERHGRLPLPPYIERAAADADEQRYQTVYARQTGSVAAPTAGLHFDDALLEAVAARGVRQAHVTLHVGAGTFQPVRTDNLAEHRMHSEQFQLPVDTAQAIADTKASGGRVIAVGTTSLRCLESAAATCAPDPLAACQGDTRLFITPGYDFRVIDGLLTNFHLPKSTLLMLVSALAGQQRVRAAYAHAVAQRYRFFSYGDAMFIPARMKDHDEV comes from the coding sequence GTGCTTACCCTGTCCGACTTCGATTACGACCTGCCCGACGACCTGATCGCCCAGGCCCCGCTGCCCGAGCGCAGCGCCAGCCGCCTGCTGGTCGTCGGGACGACGTCGCTGACCGACAGCAGCATCCGCGCGCTGCCCCAGTGGCTGGAGCCGGATGACCTGCTGGTGTTCAACGACACCCGCGTGATGCATGCCCGGCTGTACGGAACCAAGAGCAGCGGCGGCCGCATCGAAGTGCTGATCGAACGACTGACCGGCGAGCACGAGGCGCTGGCGCAGGTCCGCGCCAGCAAGACGCCGCGCGCCGGCAGCCGGCTGCGCATGGAAGACGCCTTCGATTTCGAGGTGCTCGGACGCGACGGCGAATTCTTCCGGCTGCGCAGCACGGATGCCGCGCCGCTGGCCGCACTGCTGGAACGTCACGGGCGACTGCCGTTGCCGCCCTACATCGAGCGCGCCGCCGCCGATGCGGACGAACAACGCTATCAAACGGTTTACGCTCGGCAGACCGGTTCCGTCGCCGCCCCCACTGCGGGTTTGCATTTCGACGACGCGCTGCTTGAGGCCGTCGCCGCGCGCGGCGTGCGACAGGCGCACGTCACGCTGCACGTCGGCGCCGGCACCTTCCAGCCGGTGCGCACCGACAATCTGGCGGAACACCGCATGCACAGCGAACAGTTCCAGCTGCCGGTCGACACCGCACAGGCCATCGCCGACACGAAAGCCAGTGGCGGACGCGTGATCGCGGTCGGCACCACCAGCCTGCGCTGCCTCGAATCCGCGGCGGCCACCTGCGCACCCGACCCGCTCGCCGCCTGCCAGGGTGATACGCGGCTGTTCATCACGCCGGGCTACGATTTCCGGGTGATCGATGGCCTGCTGACCAATTTTCACCTGCCGAAGTCCACCTTGCTGATGCTGGTGTCGGCACTGGCCGGGCAGCAGCGCGTGCGCGCCGCCTATGCGCACGCGGTGGCGCAGCGCTACCGCTTCTTCAGCTACGGTGACGCGATGTTCATTCCGGCGCGCATGAAGGACCACGATGAAGTTTGA
- a CDS encoding bifunctional riboflavin kinase/FAD synthetase: MQVFRAIPSAADAPVVLTIGNFDGVHLGHQALLAQLVTRAREDRLPAAVMTFEPHPREFFTHERRPTRLTSLREKLELFAEAGVDRVYVCRFNARFAALSAQAFIDDLLVRGLGVRHLIIGDDFRFGRGREGDFERLRSAGEQHGFSLATMATVSVDGERASSSAVRGALEYGDLARAEALLGRPYEISGRVEHGQKIGRQLGFPTANVQIRQRSLPLSGIFAVTVTGAGLLGAQGAASVGVRPTIADGLRPTCEVHLLDRTVDLYDRRVSVRFRHKMRDEMRYEGLDALREAIAKDVADIRHWFAVHTL, translated from the coding sequence GTGCAGGTCTTTCGCGCAATCCCTTCTGCGGCCGATGCGCCGGTCGTCCTGACCATCGGTAACTTCGACGGCGTGCATCTGGGCCATCAGGCCCTGCTCGCCCAACTCGTCACGCGCGCGCGCGAAGATCGCCTGCCTGCAGCGGTGATGACCTTCGAGCCGCATCCGCGCGAGTTCTTCACGCACGAGCGACGGCCGACCCGGCTGACCAGCCTGCGCGAGAAACTCGAGCTTTTTGCCGAAGCGGGGGTGGACAGGGTGTACGTGTGTCGCTTCAATGCGCGGTTTGCGGCACTGAGCGCGCAGGCCTTCATCGACGACCTGCTGGTGCGCGGTCTTGGCGTGCGTCACCTGATCATCGGCGACGATTTCCGTTTCGGACGGGGTCGTGAAGGTGACTTCGAGCGCTTGCGCTCGGCCGGCGAGCAGCACGGATTTTCACTGGCGACCATGGCCACGGTATCGGTCGATGGCGAGCGGGCGTCCAGTTCCGCCGTGCGCGGGGCGCTGGAATACGGTGATCTGGCGCGTGCCGAAGCACTGCTCGGACGCCCTTACGAGATCAGCGGACGCGTCGAGCACGGGCAGAAGATCGGTCGCCAACTCGGTTTTCCGACCGCGAACGTGCAGATCAGGCAGCGTTCGTTGCCGCTGTCCGGGATTTTCGCGGTCACCGTGACCGGCGCCGGTCTGCTGGGTGCGCAGGGCGCGGCCAGCGTCGGCGTGCGGCCGACCATCGCCGACGGCCTGCGGCCGACCTGCGAGGTTCACCTGCTGGACCGCACGGTCGACCTGTATGACCGACGCGTGTCGGTGCGCTTCCGGCACAAGATGCGTGACGAGATGCGCTATGAAGGACTGGATGCACTGCGCGAGGCAATCGCGAAGGACGTGGCCGATATCCGCCACTGGTTTGCTGTACATACTCTCTGA